The region GCTAATGTTCTTTTTTAATACATATGGTGGGTTTAAGGTAGGACAATTGAGATTTGGTAATTTGTTATATTCTCAAATTTTATCCACTATTTTTGCCAATGTATTTACATATTTTCAAATAGCATTGATAGATAAGAGATTTGTGAATCCTGCTTATATGTTTATAATGACAGTATGCGATATAGCATTTATGATTACTTGGACAATATTATTTCATGCATTTTATAAGAGTATATTTCCGCCAAGGAAGATGTTACTCATATCAGGAGATAAATCTGATTACCATTTGCTAGAGAAAATGAACGCAAGGGATGATAAATATCAAATATGTAAATTAATTAATTACCGTGAAGGAGTTGAAAAAATACAGGCTGAGATCGTAAAATACGATGGAGTTATCATTGGTGACATGCCTTCTAATGATAGAAACTGGATATTAAAATATTGTTTTCAAGAGGCAATTCGCTCATATAGTGTTCCGAAAATATCAGACATTTTATTAAGAAGCTCGGATGAAATGAACCTTTTTGATTCCCCTCTGCTTTTATCAAGAAATTTTGGATTGACAATTGAACAGCAGTTTTTAAAACGCTGCCTTGATATTAGTATAGCACTGGTTGGAATTATTCTTTGTAGTCCTATTTTTTTGTTTATTGCATTAGGAATAAAAATTTCGGATCGAGGTCCGGTATTCTACACACAAACGAGACTAACTTTAAATGGGAATAAGTTTAAAATTTATAAGTTTCGTACAATGATCCAAGATGCTGAAGCTTTAAGTGGGCCGAGACTTGCAAAAGAAGAGGACGATAGAATTTTCCCACTG is a window of [Clostridium] saccharolyticum WM1 DNA encoding:
- a CDS encoding sugar transferase, whose amino-acid sequence is MKESKEKYKRIIKLLFSTVMVMGLGSIYAYVWIEYYNKHVIQLGFYRRGNWMIVLLYCILLMFFFNTYGGFKVGQLRFGNLLYSQILSTIFANVFTYFQIALIDKRFVNPAYMFIMTVCDIAFMITWTILFHAFYKSIFPPRKMLLISGDKSDYHLLEKMNARDDKYQICKLINYREGVEKIQAEIVKYDGVIIGDMPSNDRNWILKYCFQEAIRSYSVPKISDILLRSSDEMNLFDSPLLLSRNFGLTIEQQFLKRCLDISIALVGIILCSPIFLFIALGIKISDRGPVFYTQTRLTLNGNKFKIYKFRTMIQDAEALSGPRLAKEEDDRIFPLGAFLRATRMDELPQLFNIIKGDMSVVGPRPERPELAEQIIKEIPEFEYRLKVKAGLTGYAQVYGKYNTTSYDKLKLDLTYIRGYSLLLDFKLIIMTPKVLFMKESSEGVKR